One window of Siniperca chuatsi isolate FFG_IHB_CAS linkage group LG19, ASM2008510v1, whole genome shotgun sequence genomic DNA carries:
- the LOC122866580 gene encoding putative zinc finger protein 833: MDSLTLQRNYHCEQCGSSFSQLNAYKLHLHTETEETPYCCDQCERHFNNQSSYRKHLSDHTGPYQCDQCGKTFSHSDVYKRHMCVQTGEKPYQCDQCEKSFSYLCHYKRHLRVHTKEKPYQCDQCGNSFSLLSSYKDHQRVHTREKPYQCDQCEKSFSRLSNYKTHLRVHTGEKPHRCKQCGKSFRFLSDYKRHLRVHSGEKPYQCDQCGKSFSCASHYKRHLFVHTGEKPYQCDHCEKQFSESSDYNRHLRTHTGEKPYQCQQCGKRYTHLSSYNQHLRCHTGEKPYWCSRCKRLFAWPKSFKLHRCVDVDEESFD, translated from the coding sequence ATGGACTCACTCACACTGCAGAGAAACTACCACTGTGAACAATGTGGCAGCAGTTTCAGCCAACTAAATGCATACAAGCTACACCTGCATACCGAAACTGAAGAAACACCATACTGCTGCGACCAATGTGAGAGACATTTCAACAACCAGagttcatacagaaaacacctGAGTGACCATACTGGACCATACCAATGTGACCAATGTGGAAAGACTTTCAGTCACTCAGATGTTTACAAGAGACACATGTGTGTCCAAACTGGAGAGAAACCATACCAGTGTGACCAATGTGAAAAGAGTTTCAGTTATTTATGTCATTACAAGAGACACCTGCGTGTCCATACCAAAGAGAAACCATACCAGTGTGACCAATGTGGAAACAGTTTCAGTTTGTTAAGTAGTTACAAGGACCACCAGCGTGTCCACACCAGAGAGAAGCCATACCAGTGTGATCAGTGTGAAAAGAGTTTCAGTCGCTTAAGTAATTACAAGACACACCTGCGTGTCCACACTGGAGAAAAGCCACACCGGTGTAAACAATGTGGGAAGAGTTTTCGTTTCTTAAGTGATTACAAGAGACACCTGCGTGTCCACAGTGGAGAAAAGCCATACCAGTGTGACCAATGTGGGAAGAGTTTCAGTTGCGCAAGTCACTACAAGAGACACCTGTTTGTCCACACTGGAGAGAAGCCATATCAGTGTGACCactgtgaaaaacaattttctGAGTCTAGTGATTATAACAGACACCTACGTACCCACACTGGTGAGAAACCATATCAATGTCAACAATGTGGTAAGAGATACACTCATTTGAGTAGTTACAATCAACACCTGCGTTgtcacactggagagaaaccataCTGGTGTTCTCGATGTAAAAGATTATTTGCTTGGCCAAAATCCTTTAAGTTACACCGTTGTGTTGATGTAGATGAAGAGAGCTTTGACTGA